A stretch of Chloroflexota bacterium DNA encodes these proteins:
- a CDS encoding (2Fe-2S) ferredoxin domain-containing protein, giving the protein MITVTICVGSSCSVRGSDEFADALERLIQKAGLEDRVRLVGAFCMEQCSKGISVKVGDQQYREIHFLEAESFFEKEILPRLEREKKP; this is encoded by the coding sequence ATGATTACGGTTACGATCTGCGTTGGAAGTTCTTGCAGCGTGCGGGGTTCGGACGAGTTTGCGGACGCGCTGGAGCGGCTGATTCAGAAGGCGGGGTTGGAAGACCGCGTGCGGCTGGTGGGCGCGTTTTGCATGGAGCAGTGTTCCAAGGGCATCTCGGTGAAGGTGGGAGACCAGCAATATCGGGAGATTCATTTTCTGGAGGCGGAGTCGTTCTTTGAGAAGGAGATTCTGCCTCGTCTGGAGCGTGAGAA